One genomic window of Elaeis guineensis isolate ETL-2024a chromosome 2, EG11, whole genome shotgun sequence includes the following:
- the LOC140855401 gene encoding uncharacterized protein, whose translation MDWNGHLVRQRSSVLGISNWSRFCSQRFTKASYGNEYHQLDNTTSRSTGKWRGLWRRILKKKRKIFYPSAPMHLSYDPYNYAQNFDQDSACLEPENLSRSFSARFAGPSRLRWPGEDFKEAAAIR comes from the coding sequence ATGGATTGGAATGGCCATCTAGTGAGGCAGAGATCAAGCGTGCTTGGCATCAGCAACTGGTCTAGATTCTGCAGTCAGAGGTTCACTAAGGCTAGCTATGGGAATGAGTACCATCAGCTGGATAACACGACATCTCGATCGACAGGGAAATGGCGAGGATTATGGCGGAGGATcctgaagaagaaaaggaagatcttttatCCTTCTGCTCCAATGCATTTGTCTTATGATCCCTATAACTATGCACAGAATTTTGATCAAGATTCAGCATGCCTCGAACCGGAGAACCTGTCACGATCTTTCTCGGCACGATTTGCCGGCCCCTCGAGGCTTCGATGGCCTGGTGAGGATTTTAAGGAGGCAGCAGCAATCAGGTAG